In Streptomyces sp. NBC_00878, a single window of DNA contains:
- a CDS encoding nitrate- and nitrite sensing domain-containing protein: MRRSKNGPEPSARGNFTPPPRGAAPAHVAGSEPAAPPAKSGGRLSPRNWRVPTRLNAILLIPVIVGLVMGGFQVKSSIDTWQEAQDAEKVAKIVDAAGQYAEALLNERDVSAQPLLEGDRDNATVKQARAFTDQKADVFHKEVVGMPAGQGLERRLNLVEDAEPTLTQIRKAAFTTAMDPTKTEEGYVLVEHLLMEFSNELGLGTGNITSYGRTVYALALSKGAASLQRAIGMHLLVKPSSNETVLKQQITAFTSYAYLENVAVQEYVSGGTAQDAARLKQVMAEKEAEGKKLAAEAKSKTEAAGGTYKAPPGMTGMIQAIASGTAPGDLAQQGITPESWMAASTLKFNGYSELEQDLINKAVTDAGDIATDAQRDAYLNGAIVIVALLAAFIIAGLMARQMSRSMRQLRNAAFGVAEQRLPMLVDQLSRTDPGRVDTRVTPIPITTTDEIGEVARAFDQVHREAVRLAAEQALLRGNINAIFTNLSRRNQSLIEGQLTLITDLENNEADPDQLENLFRLDHLATRMRRNGENLLVLAGEEPGRRWDQPVPLVDVLRAASSEVEQYERIELSGVPEAEIHGRAVTDLVHLLAELLENATTFSSPQTKVRVTATRLPDGRIMVEIHDKGIGLTAEDFADINHKLANPPTVDAAISQRMGLFVVGRLSDRHGIRVQLRPSGEQAGTTSLVMLPDIITHGGGGEQAPQRDEFTVSQIIPEQQPFGGEEFQSGQQMRTAAELGFDDSRYAEIPDDIRELDPVGRSLMREERRAALEAQATPGVPEGESPSFQDEFDPQPAYENGQQAFDNGIAAYDNGTAAYTEAPAYDQQTPYEEPQQTSYDETYFPANGGYPEPSYTEPVQDAPQPAHVPAADSFSPFEEQSYQDDWPQQDTYQNGYRSEYAPEAEPAQAADVAEQDRVGFERPKPASSAAHALTDAGLPRRGSTDAGLPRRGATASAGSQQSVSQDSPGLFGGNDSNGSGSNGSGKGDWRSNNDQMWQRAEQLKKPKAGGVTSSGLPRRVPKANLVEGTAESTPQGGPSVSRAPEDVRGRLSNLRRGVQRGRNAGSDTNGQATRNQHSGPDSTYNQER, translated from the coding sequence GTGAGGCGAAGCAAGAACGGTCCCGAGCCGTCGGCACGGGGCAACTTCACCCCGCCGCCGCGCGGAGCGGCACCCGCACATGTGGCCGGCTCGGAGCCGGCGGCCCCTCCCGCGAAGAGCGGCGGCCGTCTGTCCCCGCGCAACTGGCGTGTACCAACCAGGCTGAACGCGATTCTGCTCATACCCGTGATCGTCGGGCTCGTCATGGGCGGCTTCCAGGTGAAGAGCTCCATCGACACCTGGCAGGAGGCCCAGGACGCGGAGAAGGTCGCCAAGATAGTCGACGCGGCCGGACAGTACGCCGAGGCGCTCCTCAACGAACGTGACGTCTCCGCCCAGCCACTGCTGGAGGGCGACCGGGACAACGCGACGGTCAAGCAGGCCCGCGCCTTCACGGACCAGAAGGCCGACGTCTTCCACAAGGAAGTCGTCGGGATGCCGGCCGGCCAGGGCCTGGAGCGCCGGCTGAACCTGGTGGAGGACGCCGAGCCGACGCTGACCCAGATCCGCAAGGCCGCCTTCACCACCGCGATGGACCCGACGAAGACCGAAGAGGGCTACGTCCTCGTCGAGCACCTCCTGATGGAGTTCTCGAACGAACTGGGCCTCGGTACGGGCAACATCACGAGCTACGGCCGCACGGTGTACGCCCTCGCCCTGTCGAAGGGCGCCGCGTCGCTGCAGCGTGCGATCGGCATGCACCTCCTGGTCAAGCCCAGCAGCAACGAGACGGTCCTCAAGCAGCAGATCACGGCCTTCACGTCGTACGCCTACCTCGAGAACGTGGCCGTCCAGGAGTACGTCTCCGGCGGTACGGCGCAGGACGCCGCGCGCCTCAAGCAGGTGATGGCGGAGAAGGAGGCCGAGGGCAAGAAGCTGGCCGCCGAGGCCAAGAGCAAGACCGAGGCCGCCGGCGGCACCTACAAGGCCCCGCCCGGCATGACCGGCATGATCCAGGCCATCGCCAGCGGCACCGCCCCCGGCGACCTGGCCCAGCAGGGCATCACGCCCGAGAGCTGGATGGCGGCGTCCACCCTCAAGTTCAACGGCTACAGCGAGCTCGAGCAGGACCTCATCAACAAGGCGGTCACCGACGCGGGCGACATCGCCACCGACGCCCAGCGCGACGCCTACCTCAACGGCGCCATCGTCATCGTCGCCCTGCTCGCCGCCTTCATCATCGCCGGCCTCATGGCCCGCCAGATGAGCCGCTCGATGCGCCAGCTGCGCAACGCGGCCTTCGGCGTCGCCGAGCAGCGCCTGCCGATGCTGGTCGACCAGCTCTCGCGCACCGACCCGGGCCGTGTCGACACCCGGGTCACCCCCATCCCGATCACCACCACGGACGAGATCGGCGAAGTCGCCCGCGCCTTCGACCAGGTCCACCGCGAGGCCGTACGACTGGCCGCCGAGCAGGCCCTGCTCCGGGGAAACATCAACGCGATCTTCACCAACCTGTCGCGCCGCAACCAGTCCCTGATCGAGGGCCAGCTGACCCTCATCACCGACCTGGAGAACAACGAGGCCGACCCGGACCAGCTGGAGAACCTCTTCCGCCTGGACCACCTCGCGACCCGTATGCGCCGCAACGGCGAGAACCTCCTGGTCCTCGCCGGCGAGGAGCCGGGCCGCCGCTGGGACCAGCCGGTCCCGCTGGTCGACGTGCTGCGCGCCGCCTCCTCCGAGGTGGAGCAGTACGAGCGCATCGAGCTGTCGGGCGTACCGGAGGCCGAGATCCACGGCCGCGCGGTCACCGACCTCGTGCACCTGCTGGCGGAGCTCCTGGAGAACGCCACGACGTTCTCGTCTCCCCAGACGAAGGTCCGCGTCACCGCGACCCGTCTCCCGGACGGCCGCATCATGGTCGAGATCCACGACAAGGGCATCGGCCTCACCGCCGAGGACTTCGCGGACATCAACCACAAGCTGGCCAACCCGCCGACCGTGGACGCCGCGATCTCGCAGCGCATGGGCCTCTTCGTGGTCGGCCGGCTGTCCGACCGGCACGGCATCCGCGTCCAGCTGCGCCCCTCGGGCGAGCAGGCCGGTACGACCTCGCTCGTCATGCTGCCCGACATCATCACGCACGGTGGCGGTGGCGAACAGGCGCCGCAGCGCGACGAGTTCACCGTCTCGCAGATCATCCCGGAGCAGCAGCCGTTCGGGGGCGAGGAGTTCCAGAGCGGCCAGCAGATGCGTACGGCCGCCGAGCTCGGCTTCGACGACAGCCGCTACGCCGAGATCCCGGACGACATACGCGAGTTGGACCCCGTGGGCCGTTCGCTGATGCGTGAGGAGCGCCGCGCGGCTCTGGAGGCCCAGGCGACGCCCGGCGTTCCCGAGGGCGAGTCCCCGTCCTTCCAGGACGAGTTCGACCCGCAGCCCGCTTACGAGAACGGCCAGCAGGCCTTTGACAACGGTATCGCCGCGTACGACAACGGCACGGCCGCGTACACCGAGGCGCCCGCGTACGACCAGCAGACGCCGTACGAGGAGCCGCAGCAGACGTCGTACGACGAGACGTACTTCCCGGCGAACGGCGGGTACCCGGAACCCTCCTACACGGAGCCCGTCCAGGACGCGCCCCAGCCGGCCCACGTTCCCGCGGCGGACAGCTTCTCGCCCTTCGAAGAGCAGTCCTACCAGGACGACTGGCCGCAGCAGGACACGTACCAGAACGGCTACCGATCCGAGTACGCTCCCGAAGCGGAGCCCGCGCAGGCCGCTGACGTGGCCGAGCAGGACCGCGTAGGCTTCGAGCGTCCGAAACCGGCCTCTTCCGCCGCTCACGCGCTGACCGACGCCGGGCTTCCGCGCCGCGGATCCACCGACGCCGGGCTCCCCCGCCGCGGTGCCACCGCGAGCGCGGGCAGCCAGCAGTCCGTGAGCCAGGATTCGCCGGGTCTCTTCGGCGGCAACGACAGCAACGGAAGCGGCAGCAACGGCTCCGGCAAGGGCGACTGGCGGTCGAACAACGACCAGATGTGGCAGCGCGCCGAGCAGCTGAAGAAGCCCAAGGCAGGCGGGGTCACCTCCTCCGGCCTGCCGCGGCGGGTACCCAAGGCCAACCTGGTCGAGGGAACCGCGGAATCGACCCCCCAGGGCGGCCCCTCGGTCTCCCGCGCTCCCGAGGACGTCCGTGGCAGGCTGAGCAACCTGCGCAGGGGCGTCCAGCGGGGACGCAACGCAGGAAGTGACACGAACGGCCAGGCCACTAGAAATCAGCACAGTGGGCCTGACAGCACCTACAACCAGGAGCGTTAG
- a CDS encoding DUF742 domain-containing protein — translation MATPPGGSSSGNWSYGPGRGQGQGGNDSPNRYNFPSTPTPRHQQPYAPQGPGPSPYDQPPAPRIQPVQPQRRSPEPSPTGGASNPLVRPYAMTGGRTRPRYQLAIEALVHTTAQPHQMQGQLPEHQRICNLCREIKSVAEISALLTIPLGVARILVADLAEAGLVAIHQPGGDENAGGQPDVTLLERVLSGLRKL, via the coding sequence GTGGCAACACCCCCAGGCGGTTCGTCTTCGGGCAACTGGTCCTATGGCCCTGGCCGGGGACAGGGGCAGGGCGGCAACGACTCGCCGAACCGGTACAACTTCCCCTCCACACCCACCCCGCGGCACCAGCAGCCCTACGCACCCCAGGGCCCCGGGCCCTCCCCGTACGACCAGCCGCCGGCGCCGCGCATCCAGCCCGTGCAGCCGCAGCGGCGCTCTCCCGAACCGTCGCCCACGGGGGGTGCCAGCAACCCGCTGGTGCGCCCCTACGCCATGACGGGCGGCCGTACCAGGCCGCGGTACCAGCTCGCCATCGAGGCACTGGTGCACACCACCGCGCAGCCGCACCAGATGCAGGGCCAGCTGCCCGAGCATCAGCGGATCTGCAACCTCTGCCGGGAGATCAAGTCGGTGGCCGAGATCTCGGCCCTCCTGACGATTCCTCTCGGCGTGGCCAGGATCCTCGTCGCCGACTTGGCGGAGGCGGGCCTGGTCGCCATCCATCAGCCCGGCGGCGACGAGAACGCCGGCGGCCAGCCAGACGTGACACTGCTCGAAAGGGTGCTCAGTGGACTTCGCAAGCTCTAG
- a CDS encoding ATP/GTP-binding protein, whose translation MDFASSSGGPSRSTTSAKIVVAGGFGVGKTTFVGAVSEINPLRTEAVMTSASAGIDDLTHTGDKTTTTVAMDFGRITLDQDLILYLFGTPGQDRFWFMWDDLVRGAIGAIVLVDTRRLADCFPAVDYFENSGLPFVIALNGFDGNQPYNPDEVREALQIGPDTPIITTDARHRADAKSALITLVEHALMARLR comes from the coding sequence GTGGACTTCGCAAGCTCTAGCGGCGGTCCTTCCCGCTCCACCACCTCGGCGAAGATCGTGGTGGCGGGAGGCTTCGGCGTGGGCAAGACCACGTTCGTCGGGGCCGTCTCGGAGATCAACCCGCTGCGTACCGAGGCCGTCATGACGTCCGCTTCGGCCGGCATCGACGATCTCACCCACACGGGGGACAAGACCACCACCACGGTGGCAATGGACTTCGGTCGTATCACCCTGGACCAGGACCTGATCCTGTACCTGTTCGGTACGCCCGGCCAGGACCGCTTCTGGTTCATGTGGGACGACCTGGTACGCGGCGCGATCGGCGCGATCGTGCTCGTGGACACCCGCCGTCTCGCCGACTGCTTTCCCGCGGTCGACTACTTCGAGAACAGCGGACTGCCGTTCGTCATCGCCCTGAACGGCTTCGACGGCAACCAGCCGTACAACCCGGACGAGGTCCGGGAGGCGCTCCAGATCGGGCCCGACACCCCGATCATCACGACGGACGCCCGCCACCGCGCGGACGCCAAGTCGGCGCTCATCACGCTGGTGGAGCACGCGCTGATGGCCCGCCTCCGCTAG
- a CDS encoding roadblock/LC7 domain-containing protein codes for MSQAAQNLNWLITNFVDNTPGVSHTVVVSADGLLLAMSEGFPRDRADQLAAVASGLTSLTAGASRIFEGGSVNQTVVEMERGFLFIMSISDGSSLAVLAHPEADIGLVGYEMALLVDRAGTVLTPDLRAELQGSLLN; via the coding sequence ATGAGCCAGGCGGCACAGAACCTGAACTGGTTGATCACCAACTTCGTGGACAACACCCCCGGGGTGTCCCACACCGTGGTGGTCTCCGCCGACGGACTCCTTCTGGCGATGTCCGAAGGGTTCCCGCGTGACCGTGCCGACCAGCTGGCGGCCGTCGCGTCGGGCCTTACCTCGCTGACCGCGGGCGCGTCCCGCATCTTCGAGGGCGGGAGCGTGAATCAGACGGTTGTGGAGATGGAACGGGGATTCCTCTTCATCATGTCCATTTCCGATGGATCGTCGCTCGCAGTACTCGCACATCCGGAAGCGGACATCGGTCTCGTCGGGTACGAGATGGCACTTCTGGTGGACCGTGCCGGTACGGTCCTGACGCCTGATCTGCGTGCGGAGCTCCAGGGAAGCCTGCTCAACTAG